The following are encoded in a window of Gloeothece citriformis PCC 7424 genomic DNA:
- a CDS encoding ShlB/FhaC/HecB family hemolysin secretion/activation protein yields MPKDVLAQQQRTNGLSAPVVREKIEPSNLSLFVLKKVYLHNSEVFTSQEVNEIVKDYLGKPVDLSDLLKIQELLSQNYLKKGYFLSRVRLETQNIDVDKGVAYYSALEESVDLQIQSHGLRRSYISARIKRFLHPPLSQKNLYEAINLLRQNPLIEDLKVDLWQTEGNKSILSLDIKAAPQWNLSSEANTDENDDVGASGILVSLLNRNLAGGGESILTEYKVTEGLERWLISLSIPVNSKEGRIELAYQQANSQLINGFFEPFDIRNDSSIVSVGFSQPLILTPNSTFELGLSIEQRESRSFVLDDILFSQAELSALRFKQVYLKRSTQDALIGISQLSLGWVNFNQGQENNSNFFHWQGQLQWERNLNNANTKFYVRLASQMASKSLPPFEGCAIGGRNGDRFSFGNNNRAYTTNGRIGDSCLAATMELRFPVYVDDNGQLQLVLFGDLGYVWNLGAQQPLSPQFLASTGVGFRYQLNDSLLVQVNYAIPLSGVGTLTGDSLKRQEVSGSVRYGVKF; encoded by the coding sequence ATGCCAAAAGACGTATTAGCTCAACAACAGAGGACTAATGGGTTATCTGCACCAGTGGTTAGAGAAAAAATAGAACCCTCGAATCTTTCTCTTTTCGTGCTTAAAAAAGTGTATTTGCATAATTCGGAGGTATTCACCTCTCAAGAAGTTAATGAAATTGTGAAAGATTATTTAGGTAAACCCGTAGATCTAAGCGATCTCTTAAAAATTCAAGAACTTTTAAGCCAGAATTATCTGAAAAAGGGTTATTTTTTATCCCGCGTTCGTTTGGAAACTCAAAACATTGATGTTGATAAAGGAGTTGCCTATTATTCGGCACTCGAAGAATCCGTAGACTTACAAATTCAATCTCATGGACTGCGGAGAAGTTACATCAGCGCTCGTATTAAAAGATTTTTGCATCCTCCCTTAAGCCAAAAAAATTTATATGAGGCGATCAACCTTCTTCGTCAAAATCCCTTAATTGAGGATTTAAAGGTAGATTTGTGGCAAACAGAAGGGAATAAATCCATTTTATCTCTAGATATAAAAGCAGCCCCTCAATGGAATTTATCATCTGAAGCTAATACGGATGAAAATGACGATGTAGGAGCAAGCGGAATTCTTGTTTCGCTCTTAAACCGTAATCTAGCGGGTGGGGGAGAATCAATTTTGACCGAATATAAAGTCACTGAAGGGTTAGAACGGTGGTTAATTTCTTTGTCTATACCGGTTAACTCAAAAGAAGGAAGAATAGAACTAGCTTATCAGCAAGCTAATTCTCAACTAATTAACGGATTTTTTGAACCTTTTGATATTCGCAATGATAGCTCGATTGTTTCCGTAGGATTTTCTCAGCCGTTAATTCTCACTCCAAATTCAACCTTTGAACTAGGATTAAGTATTGAACAACGGGAGAGCCGGAGCTTTGTTTTGGATGATATATTATTTTCACAAGCAGAACTGAGTGCATTGCGATTTAAACAAGTTTACCTAAAGCGGTCAACTCAAGACGCTTTAATTGGAATTTCCCAACTGAGCTTAGGATGGGTTAATTTCAATCAAGGGCAAGAAAACAACTCGAATTTTTTCCACTGGCAGGGACAGTTACAATGGGAGCGAAATCTCAATAATGCCAATACCAAATTCTATGTTCGTCTTGCCAGTCAAATGGCATCTAAATCTTTACCTCCTTTTGAAGGGTGCGCGATCGGTGGGCGAAACGGAGATCGGTTCAGTTTTGGAAATAATAATCGAGCTTACACAACTAACGGACGAATAGGGGATAGCTGTCTAGCAGCAACAATGGAGTTGCGCTTTCCCGTATATGTGGATGACAATGGGCAATTGCAACTCGTTTTATTTGGAGATTTGGGCTATGTTTGGAATCTTGGGGCGCAGCAACCGCTTTCCCCTCAATTTCTCGCTTCAACAGGAGTTGGTTTTCGGTATCAATTAAATGATTCGTTGTTAGTTCAAGTTAATTACGCTATTCCTTTATCAGGAGTTGGAACATTAACGGGAGATTCCTTAAAACGCCAGGAAGTATCTGGGTCAGTTCGTTATGGAGTTAAATTTTAA
- a CDS encoding filamentous hemagglutinin N-terminal domain-containing protein, whose amino-acid sequence MKKITSFLSGSLFNLLFLSTVAQGQITPDQTLPNSSFVNENGNLLLIEGGTERGNNLFHSFTEFSLPTGQIAFFNNDILIQNIFSRVTGNSISHLDGIIKANGLANLFFLNPNGIIFGPNARLAIGGSFIATTANSIIFDNGYRFSATDPNSSFPVTINVPIGLDFSPETNLAGIIEGFGTGHSFAGLEQPQFGGTQFLKGLNVASGKTLAFIGREINFNGFVATAGQVVFDVSSQQLNPSISGNLEIASIKEGLIGLDFNNLSEINFNYNQVLSFGNVTLAQKSLLDVSGLNGGNLQIRAKDLTVTDASLLMNSNYGDQMSSVGSININLTGHLNLVGVTGFNTDNTAENTTIRGIISQNFAEANSPNIFLNAQNIILSDTAGILTLAIGAGKSGDIFITAKESLIVGKRSPFEPFAVGSQIITQSSSTMFTGGGQGGNIYIQSPQVILKDGGSIQTVTYGLNPSGNIEIKTNDISISGFVPADMGFYPTSLGTVTRGLGKSGNTVISTDRLTVTNGARINSTSLGAGNGGDIIINANQGVLIEDTIYSGQDSSKIIASANQLNELFYEVFKLPRNLTGNSGRIFLNTPNLQLADGGKITVQNDGTGAAGIIDITSENLTLINSASIDASTVSGEGGTILIDSKFIHLNSSAITTTAGGLGNGGDISLTTDSLILSNNSGIQANAFAGRGGNIDIETKGFFLSSNSQITASSELGIEGAITINNFPFQIQGEQAQLPTPLSLSEIAAQSCIAYKSQTYKVTIRGQGTNQGDLSSPRGYNFFDLIPQGQVVAAENTSSGVRLLNCDQYWEKLQQQDQTPGVP is encoded by the coding sequence ATGAAAAAAATAACTAGCTTTTTAAGTGGCTCTCTTTTCAATCTACTCTTTTTGAGTACAGTAGCTCAAGGTCAAATCACTCCCGATCAAACCTTGCCGAATTCTTCCTTCGTTAACGAGAACGGGAATTTACTTTTAATTGAAGGAGGAACCGAAAGGGGAAATAATTTATTTCACAGTTTTACTGAATTTTCTTTACCTACGGGACAAATCGCTTTTTTCAATAATGATATTTTAATCCAAAATATTTTTTCTCGTGTAACAGGCAACTCCATTTCTCATTTAGATGGAATCATCAAAGCTAATGGTTTGGCAAATTTATTTTTTTTAAATCCGAACGGGATTATTTTTGGGCCTAATGCTCGTCTAGCAATTGGTGGCTCATTTATTGCCACGACCGCGAATAGTATTATATTTGATAATGGGTATCGATTCAGCGCAACCGATCCTAATTCTTCTTTTCCTGTTACGATTAATGTCCCTATCGGATTAGATTTTAGTCCGGAAACTAATTTAGCGGGAATCATTGAAGGCTTTGGAACAGGACATTCTTTTGCCGGTCTTGAGCAGCCACAATTCGGAGGAACTCAATTTTTAAAAGGCTTAAATGTTGCTTCTGGAAAAACCCTTGCTTTTATTGGTAGAGAAATTAATTTTAATGGATTTGTGGCAACGGCTGGACAAGTAGTTTTTGATGTTTCTTCACAACAATTAAATCCTTCAATTTCAGGAAATCTTGAGATAGCCAGTATTAAAGAAGGATTAATCGGCTTAGATTTTAATAATTTATCGGAGATCAATTTTAATTATAATCAAGTTCTCTCTTTTGGTAATGTTACTTTAGCTCAAAAATCTTTATTAGATGTCAGTGGGTTAAATGGAGGAAATTTACAGATTAGAGCTAAAGATTTGACTGTTACTGATGCTAGTCTTTTAATGAATTCTAACTATGGCGATCAAATGTCTTCTGTCGGGTCTATTAATATTAATTTAACTGGACACTTAAATTTAGTCGGAGTAACTGGTTTTAATACCGATAATACGGCTGAAAATACCACGATAAGAGGAATAATTTCTCAAAATTTTGCCGAAGCCAACTCTCCTAATATTTTTTTAAATGCTCAAAACATTATTTTATCAGATACGGCTGGGATTCTTACTTTAGCAATTGGGGCTGGAAAAAGCGGAGACATATTTATTACAGCTAAAGAGTCTTTAATTGTCGGAAAAAGATCGCCGTTTGAGCCTTTTGCTGTTGGCAGTCAAATTATTACACAAAGTTCATCAACTATGTTTACCGGTGGCGGACAAGGTGGTAATATTTATATTCAATCTCCCCAAGTTATTTTAAAGGATGGCGGTTCTATTCAAACCGTTACTTATGGGTTAAATCCAAGCGGAAATATTGAGATTAAAACTAACGATATTAGTATTAGTGGCTTTGTTCCGGCGGATATGGGATTTTATCCGACCAGCTTAGGAACAGTAACACGGGGACTGGGAAAATCAGGAAATACAGTGATATCTACTGATAGGTTAACTGTAACTAATGGAGCTAGAATTAATTCTACTTCTTTAGGAGCCGGAAACGGAGGGGATATTATCATTAATGCAAACCAGGGCGTTTTGATTGAAGATACTATTTATAGTGGACAGGATTCCTCTAAAATAATTGCTTCCGCTAATCAACTTAACGAATTATTTTACGAAGTTTTTAAACTGCCTCGCAATTTAACGGGAAATTCTGGACGAATTTTTTTAAATACGCCCAATTTACAACTAGCTGATGGAGGTAAAATTACTGTTCAAAATGATGGAACGGGAGCAGCAGGAATTATCGATATTACAAGCGAGAATCTAACTCTGATTAATTCTGCTTCTATCGATGCCAGTACGGTTTCAGGAGAAGGAGGAACTATTTTAATTGATTCAAAATTTATTCACCTTAATTCTTCTGCTATTACGACAACAGCCGGAGGATTAGGAAACGGCGGGGATATTTCTCTGACAACCGACTCTCTCATTTTGTCAAATAATAGTGGAATACAAGCTAATGCTTTTGCCGGCAGAGGAGGAAATATTGACATTGAAACAAAAGGGTTTTTTCTATCTTCCAATAGCCAAATTACAGCTAGCTCTGAATTAGGAATTGAGGGGGCAATTACCATTAACAATTTTCCTTTTCAGATACAAGGGGAGCAAGCACAACTTCCTACTCCACTCTCTTTATCAGAAATAGCCGCACAAAGCTGTATTGCTTATAAATCCCAAACCTATAAAGTGACCATTCGGGGTCAAGGGACTAATCAAGGCGATCTCAGTTCTCCTAGAGGCTATAATTTTTTTGATTTAATCCCTCAAGGACAGGTTGTGGCGGCTGAAAATACATCCTCTGGTGTCAGACTCCTCAATTGCGATCAATATTGGGAGAAGTTACAACAACAAGATCAAACTCCTGGCGTTCCTTAA
- a CDS encoding sulfotransferase family protein, producing the protein MNQSQIREKSIIIKKETEKLTVKQPYRSLRYHLFNWVGTVSSAVGMSRISLEKDSLLESAQRLTGLEDFGDEWFLTPLQILLKSLEKEAQLNYMGRFLFRLALERLLVSRLRIEEDLKRYPEITEVPIQRPLFILGLPRSGTTYLHNLLSQDPQSRWLHLWELINPSPPPDYATKETDPRLQETARLVKASSWLIPQLNIAHYINPTGPEECLTLFEHDMASVLFELRANVPTYGQWLEKQTLQESYSYYRKQLQLLSWKWPGQHWVLKAPMHARYLSTLLRVFPDACIVFSHRDPKEVVPSLCSLSAMFRGAYSEHLELKTFGKQWLEWLGKIVDRSIEVRFGQPQQQFFDVYYSDLVTKPIETVHRIYEYFGYPYSEAMEENLKQYVKDNPQHKHGVHYYSLEQFGLKKGEIEERFQGYTQKFPI; encoded by the coding sequence ATGAATCAATCTCAAATTCGGGAAAAGAGCATAATAATCAAAAAAGAAACGGAAAAATTAACGGTTAAACAACCTTATCGTTCACTTCGTTATCATTTATTCAACTGGGTAGGAACAGTATCAAGTGCAGTGGGAATGTCTCGGATATCTCTAGAAAAAGACAGTCTCTTAGAATCAGCACAACGATTAACAGGGCTTGAGGATTTTGGTGATGAATGGTTTTTAACTCCTCTACAAATTTTATTAAAATCACTCGAAAAAGAAGCTCAATTGAATTATATGGGGCGTTTTTTGTTTCGGCTTGCCTTGGAACGCCTATTAGTCAGCCGATTACGCATTGAAGAAGATTTAAAACGTTATCCTGAAATTACAGAAGTTCCTATTCAACGACCTTTATTTATTTTAGGATTGCCCAGAAGTGGAACAACTTATCTTCATAACTTACTTTCACAAGATCCTCAGAGTCGATGGTTACATTTATGGGAACTTATCAATCCTTCGCCACCTCCTGATTACGCAACGAAAGAAACAGATCCAAGGCTTCAAGAAACTGCCAGATTAGTAAAAGCATCTAGTTGGCTAATTCCACAATTGAACATAGCCCATTATATAAATCCAACCGGTCCGGAAGAGTGTCTTACTCTTTTTGAACATGATATGGCTAGTGTGTTGTTTGAGTTAAGAGCTAATGTCCCGACTTACGGTCAATGGCTTGAAAAACAAACGTTACAGGAATCTTATTCTTATTATCGAAAACAACTGCAATTATTATCTTGGAAGTGGCCTGGTCAACACTGGGTTCTCAAAGCGCCAATGCACGCCCGCTATCTATCGACACTGTTAAGAGTATTTCCTGATGCTTGTATTGTTTTTAGTCACCGAGATCCCAAAGAAGTTGTTCCTTCTTTATGTAGTTTAAGTGCTATGTTCAGAGGAGCATATTCGGAACACTTAGAGTTAAAAACGTTTGGAAAGCAATGGCTTGAATGGTTAGGTAAAATCGTTGATCGCTCTATAGAAGTTCGTTTTGGGCAACCGCAGCAACAATTTTTTGATGTTTATTATAGTGATTTAGTCACAAAACCAATCGAGACAGTACATCGAATTTATGAGTATTTTGGTTACCCCTACAGTGAAGCAATGGAAGAAAACTTAAAACAGTATGTAAAAGATAATCCACAGCATAAACACGGTGTTCATTATTACTCTCTTGAGCAGTTTGGACTAAAAAAGGGAGAAATTGAAGAACGTTTTCAGGGGTACACCCAAAAATTTCCGATTTAA
- a CDS encoding CHAT domain-containing protein, which yields MLQIINRVIISLLFLACFPLKGITQAYWHKGLLSYERGNLTEAIELWQREINLRSPMTHAALLSQAQAYLDLGNLVEAQRILSQSFPASFFPYHQSVWANYLIRVGDFDGAIAIFNEIQFSHAFDHLSRLTLFNNYIQALLEREKSYQNQLKAELDPQQRQILRALTQNDRAKALEVATVAYKLAEQENLLNTENGIDLSITLASLTPDLVDADVLEQRILALLSSANQVKFLLLLTKIKSSSELYTKALTVAQYLQQPRLLSWAWGEWGAYLFRQGNYEQALVATYQAQAAANDGEDWAKLAQWLFQSAKIQQSLGNFQKSRQSYQLAASSIQKLRSRLAGHPINPLLAQSIEPILQGYLEVLLINPSSADLVEALKIQQLRLLTELDSYFKSVCELNPSLINQIPDNTALVNSIVLENKIYLIIQTSQKIYSRVIYISQSNLNQQVYDWYSALTFPNKDAYIQGGEFFYNLLIHPIENELPKTVSRLVFIHDGVLRTLPMSALIDENNNKYLIEKYTISYSLGLISEQFISPLSDFNKPALIVGRVNDKNLTGIQDEVIQLSKLLKGEILINQDFSANNLLNKLQQQDYSIVHLATHNQIGRRIEETRLSTGVGTVSLKEFENIFRQRSRYIALLTLSACDTAKGNQFAVLGLTGLGVRAGIPSVLGTLWTAPDKTSTNLMTTFYQSFLAHKDLSKALQEMQIEAIRLKQRPFYWAGFVLVNN from the coding sequence ATGCTACAAATAATCAATCGGGTTATTATATCACTGTTGTTTCTCGCTTGTTTTCCTCTAAAAGGAATAACTCAAGCTTATTGGCACAAAGGACTCTTGTCCTATGAACGTGGTAATCTCACTGAAGCTATTGAATTGTGGCAAAGAGAAATTAATCTTCGCTCTCCTATGACCCATGCTGCTTTACTGAGCCAAGCTCAAGCTTACCTAGACTTGGGAAATTTAGTAGAAGCCCAACGAATTCTGAGCCAATCTTTCCCGGCTTCTTTTTTTCCTTATCATCAATCGGTGTGGGCTAACTATCTCATTCGAGTAGGGGATTTTGATGGGGCGATCGCTATTTTTAATGAGATTCAATTTTCCCATGCCTTTGATCACCTTAGTCGTTTAACGCTTTTCAATAATTATATTCAAGCTCTCTTGGAGCGAGAAAAATCTTATCAGAATCAGTTAAAAGCCGAATTAGATCCACAACAACGGCAAATTTTAAGGGCACTGACTCAAAACGATCGCGCCAAAGCTCTCGAAGTAGCCACTGTTGCCTATAAATTAGCCGAACAAGAAAATCTTCTCAACACCGAAAATGGCATTGACCTGAGCATAACTTTAGCTTCTTTAACTCCTGATCTAGTTGATGCAGATGTGTTAGAGCAACGCATATTAGCACTCTTGTCCTCAGCAAATCAAGTCAAGTTTTTGCTTTTGTTAACCAAAATTAAGTCTTCTTCTGAGTTATACACCAAAGCACTCACAGTCGCTCAATACTTGCAGCAACCTCGCCTGTTATCTTGGGCATGGGGCGAATGGGGCGCTTATTTATTTCGTCAAGGAAATTATGAACAAGCGTTGGTAGCTACTTATCAGGCTCAGGCTGCGGCTAATGATGGGGAGGACTGGGCTAAACTAGCTCAGTGGCTCTTTCAAAGTGCAAAAATCCAACAATCCCTCGGCAATTTTCAAAAATCTCGCCAATCTTATCAACTCGCTGCTTCAAGTATTCAAAAATTGAGATCCCGTTTAGCTGGACATCCTATTAATCCTCTTCTGGCTCAATCTATTGAGCCTATTTTACAAGGCTATTTAGAAGTTTTGTTAATCAATCCTTCCAGTGCTGATTTAGTAGAAGCCCTTAAAATTCAACAACTTCGACTCTTAACCGAGCTAGACAGTTATTTTAAGTCGGTTTGTGAATTAAATCCTTCATTAATTAATCAAATTCCCGACAATACAGCCCTAGTTAACAGTATTGTTTTAGAAAATAAAATTTACTTAATTATCCAAACATCTCAAAAAATATATTCTCGGGTTATTTACATTTCTCAATCCAACTTAAATCAACAAGTTTATGATTGGTATTCGGCGTTAACTTTTCCTAATAAAGATGCTTATATTCAAGGAGGAGAATTCTTTTATAATCTTTTGATTCACCCCATAGAAAACGAGTTGCCTAAAACTGTTTCTCGTTTAGTTTTTATTCATGATGGAGTTTTAAGGACTCTACCTATGTCAGCCTTAATTGATGAAAATAATAATAAATATTTAATTGAAAAATATACGATAAGTTATTCTTTAGGACTTATTTCGGAGCAGTTTATTTCCCCTTTATCTGACTTTAATAAACCTGCTTTAATTGTGGGTCGAGTTAATGATAAAAACTTAACGGGAATTCAGGATGAAGTTATTCAGCTATCTAAACTATTGAAAGGAGAAATTTTAATTAATCAAGATTTTTCAGCCAATAATTTATTAAATAAATTACAACAACAGGATTATTCTATTGTTCATTTAGCGACTCATAATCAAATTGGGAGAAGAATTGAAGAAACAAGATTAAGCACAGGAGTTGGAACAGTTTCCTTAAAAGAATTTGAGAATATTTTTCGTCAAAGAAGTCGATATATTGCCTTATTAACCTTATCGGCCTGTGACACAGCTAAAGGAAATCAATTTGCTGTCTTAGGGCTTACCGGTCTTGGAGTAAGAGCAGGAATCCCTTCTGTTCTTGGAACTTTGTGGACTGCACCAGATAAGACTTCAACTAATTTAATGACTACATTTTATCAAAGTTTTTTAGCCCACAAAGACCTATCAAAAGCGTTACAAGAAATGCAAATTGAAGCTATTCGCTTAAAACAACGCCCCTTTTACTGGGCTGGTTTTGTTTTAGTAAATAATTAA
- a CDS encoding CHASE2 domain-containing protein — protein MKKLKLLQLTKAQINILIGLGLSLVIIALRLLGFWQGIELQLVDFYLKLKPSEKIDERIILVGVTEKDIQQLQVNRLSDLYLTKLIKKIESDHPIAIGLDIYRDHPVAPSYQELFELSKQGTNIFKSYPIPPGHEDFLNLFKDYSNLFAIGKFLGIKNDPDFERIAPPPIPENQQTGSDVSIDPDGIQRMAYLWPITEPPVKSLAWALTEVYLKHKKISLRLDDKQENLLIERRIGNQIIEKIFYVFNDFSGPYVNTDDSGYLILVNWRKAKFKVVSITDVMEGKVSSGTFRDRLVFVGAYAPSLKDQFLTPLSLYDNGSPRRLHGIEIQAQVASQILSTVFDKRSSITVWTEPWISAWICLWGLLGAICVLHFGGEKLIEIVICLLGAMIGLFVLGFATFLQGHWISVVPAALAILLSGSITLAVDNYWRIFALNKRLKSQLDKQRAYRLLAILGNDLAQNLVPPFSYLQNSFVALKNLDKNLSQIFAELSNQELKQRGINQSAKLLFITQQQKEQLDKIRFNLGMSIPNLEGLVQNDFLDLGQSSLSLTQLLDRLIKNSDSVFYDCYQVDLKSMLQIKLSLTSLKIYDPMNLLVSIYVIIDEIIKVGRVLQNQKNFFIKITDEVQEEIYTIMIITDCIYHYKNTDFELAVEERLNQYQAVISQVLLQNLYCWKIQLPLSDRCIF, from the coding sequence ATGAAAAAATTGAAGCTTTTACAATTAACTAAAGCCCAGATAAATATTTTAATTGGTCTAGGATTAAGCTTAGTAATCATTGCTTTACGCTTGTTAGGATTTTGGCAAGGAATAGAGTTACAGTTAGTCGATTTTTATTTGAAGCTCAAGCCGTCTGAAAAAATAGATGAACGCATCATCTTAGTCGGTGTTACTGAAAAAGATATCCAGCAACTACAAGTTAATCGGCTTTCCGATCTGTATTTAACAAAGCTAATCAAAAAAATTGAATCAGATCATCCCATAGCGATTGGTTTAGATATTTATAGAGATCATCCAGTCGCCCCAAGTTATCAAGAATTGTTTGAGCTATCTAAACAAGGAACTAATATTTTTAAATCTTATCCTATTCCCCCAGGTCATGAAGATTTTTTAAATTTGTTTAAAGACTATTCTAATTTATTTGCTATTGGCAAATTTTTGGGGATAAAAAATGACCCGGATTTTGAGAGAATTGCTCCTCCTCCTATCCCCGAAAATCAACAAACGGGAAGTGATGTGAGTATTGATCCGGATGGAATTCAAAGAATGGCCTATTTGTGGCCTATAACAGAGCCTCCTGTAAAATCTTTAGCTTGGGCTTTGACGGAAGTCTATTTAAAACATAAAAAAATTTCTCTGAGATTGGATGACAAGCAAGAAAATCTTTTAATTGAAAGGCGAATAGGTAATCAAATAATTGAGAAAATTTTTTATGTTTTTAATGATTTTTCGGGTCCTTATGTGAATACGGACGATTCGGGATATTTAATTTTAGTTAACTGGCGCAAAGCTAAATTTAAAGTCGTCTCTATTACCGATGTTATGGAAGGCAAAGTCTCGTCAGGCACATTTCGGGATCGTCTTGTATTTGTAGGTGCTTATGCTCCTAGTTTAAAAGACCAGTTTTTGACCCCTTTAAGTTTATATGACAATGGTTCGCCTCGGAGACTGCATGGAATAGAAATTCAAGCTCAAGTCGCCAGTCAAATTCTGAGTACCGTATTTGATAAGAGATCTTCAATAACAGTTTGGACAGAACCTTGGATCTCAGCATGGATTTGTTTATGGGGATTGCTAGGAGCAATCTGTGTCCTTCATTTTGGAGGTGAAAAATTAATTGAGATAGTAATTTGTCTTTTAGGTGCTATGATTGGGCTTTTTGTCCTTGGCTTTGCCACTTTTTTGCAAGGTCATTGGATTTCAGTAGTTCCTGCTGCTTTGGCAATTCTTTTGAGTGGCTCAATCACATTAGCGGTAGATAATTACTGGCGAATTTTTGCTCTCAATAAAAGATTGAAAAGCCAATTAGATAAGCAGAGAGCTTACCGATTATTAGCTATTCTAGGAAATGATTTAGCTCAGAATTTAGTGCCTCCTTTTTCTTATTTACAAAACTCTTTTGTGGCTCTCAAAAATCTTGATAAAAATTTAAGCCAAATCTTTGCCGAATTGTCTAATCAAGAGTTAAAACAAAGAGGAATTAATCAGTCAGCTAAGTTACTGTTTATAACTCAACAACAAAAAGAGCAATTAGATAAAATTAGATTTAATTTGGGAATGTCAATTCCTAATCTAGAAGGCTTAGTTCAAAATGATTTTTTAGACCTAGGACAGTCTTCTCTTTCTTTGACTCAATTATTAGACCGATTGATTAAAAATTCCGATTCAGTTTTTTATGATTGTTATCAAGTTGATTTAAAATCGATGCTACAAATTAAACTCTCTCTAACTAGCTTGAAAATCTATGACCCCATGAATCTTTTAGTCAGTATCTATGTCATTATTGATGAAATTATAAAAGTTGGACGAGTTCTTCAAAATCAAAAAAACTTTTTTATTAAAATTACTGATGAAGTGCAGGAAGAAATTTATACAATCATGATTATAACCGACTGTATTTATCATTATAAAAATACCGATTTTGAGTTGGCTGTAGAAGAAAGATTAAATCAATATCAAGCTGTAATTAGCCAAGTTTTACTTCAAAATCTATATTGTTGGAAAATCCAATTACCGCTTTCAGATCGTTGTATTTTCTAG
- a CDS encoding IS630 family transposase has protein sequence MPQIIEILLRHLGTGQPVRYWCEDESRLGLKTMTCRIITLKGVKPQGQVSWQRKSFYLYGLVEPVTGESFYWEFSRLDAQCFQKFLDVFSTTYSNELNLIQMDNGSFHKSLSLKWPDNIIPIFQPPHSPELNPIERLWEYIKAQLSWEQCTSLDELRQKLKQVLESISPDAIASLCGWDYITSALLSATS, from the coding sequence TTGCCACAGATAATTGAAATATTACTTCGTCATTTGGGGACAGGGCAGCCAGTAAGGTATTGGTGTGAGGATGAAAGTCGTTTAGGTTTAAAAACAATGACTTGCCGCATTATCACTCTCAAAGGAGTTAAACCTCAAGGTCAAGTTAGCTGGCAGCGAAAAAGTTTTTATTTATATGGTCTTGTTGAACCAGTAACTGGTGAAAGCTTTTATTGGGAATTTTCCCGTCTGGATGCTCAATGTTTTCAAAAATTTTTAGATGTTTTTTCTACAACTTATTCCAACGAGTTGAATCTAATTCAAATGGACAATGGTAGTTTTCACAAGTCTTTGTCATTGAAATGGCCTGATAATATTATCCCAATTTTTCAGCCACCTCATAGTCCTGAGCTTAATCCGATTGAACGTTTATGGGAATATATCAAAGCACAATTATCTTGGGAACAATGTACTTCTTTAGATGAATTAAGACAAAAATTAAAACAAGTTCTTGAGTCCATCTCGCCCGACGCGATCGCATCTCTTTGTGGATGGGATTACATTACCTCGGCATTATTAAGTGCAACTTCATAG
- a CDS encoding winged helix-turn-helix domain-containing protein, with amino-acid sequence MLEVQTPPGKLSLISPQVMNRLEERLREPQGFKSYSQIQQWLNQEFRIVVAYKTVHKIVRYKLNAKLKVPRPSSIKAKPEAQEAFKKTCHR; translated from the coding sequence TTGCTCGAAGTTCAAACACCCCCAGGGAAGTTAAGTTTAATTTCCCCCCAAGTGATGAATCGACTCGAAGAACGTCTTAGAGAACCTCAAGGATTTAAAAGTTATAGCCAAATTCAACAATGGCTTAATCAAGAGTTTAGAATTGTAGTTGCGTATAAAACTGTACATAAAATCGTGCGCTACAAGCTTAATGCCAAATTAAAAGTCCCTCGTCCTAGCAGCATAAAAGCTAAACCTGAAGCTCAAGAAGCTTTTAAAAAAACTTGCCACAGATAA